Proteins found in one Quercus robur chromosome 2, dhQueRobu3.1, whole genome shotgun sequence genomic segment:
- the LOC126712312 gene encoding peroxidase 9-like has protein sequence MELFKVTLGLIVIASLSATLSSANHGFNLGWGGHGGSGGWSFSLFPEFYLSSCPQANDIVMSVLERAFANEPRIAASLLRVHFHDCFVQGCDASILLDDSATIVSEKNSVPNKNSLRGFEVIDEIKAKLEEACPQTVSCADILALVARDSIVLSGGPYWEVPLGRRDSKTASLNASNTNIPPPNATLQNLVTSFNRQGLDEVDLVALSGGHTIGLARCVSFKQRLYNQSGDNQPDQTLDKGYYYYLKSVCPRSGGDNNTSPLDFASPAKFDNAYFKHILWGKGLLNSDEVLFTGSVGTTMQLVKIYAEDAGLFFIQFAKSMVKMGNISPLTGFNGEVRKNCRRIN, from the exons ATGGAACTCTTCAAAGTTACTCTTGGTCTTATAGTAATAGCTTCCCTCTCGGCCACACTCTCCTCAGCTAACCATGGCTTCAATTTAGGCTGGGGTGGTCATGGTGGAAGTGGTGGATGGTCTTTTAGCCTTTTCCCTGAATTTTATCTATCCTCTTGTCCCCAAGCCAATGACATTGTTATGTCTGTGTTGGAGAGAGCCTTTGCCAATGAGCCAAGGATAGCTGCTTCTTTGCTTAGGGTCCACTTCCATGACTGCTTTGTCCAG GGTTGCGACGCCTCAATATTACTAGATGATAGTGCCACAATAGTCAGTGAAAAGAATTCTGTgccaaataaaaattctcttAGAGGTTTTGAAGTGATTGATGAGATCAAGGCCAAGTTGGAAGAAGCATGTCCTCAAACTGTCTCTTGTGCAGACATTCTCGCCCTTGTTGCTCGTGACTCCATCGTATTA AGCGGTGGACCGTATTGGGAGGTCCCATTGGGAAGAAGGGACTCAAAGACAGCAAGCTTAAATGCTTCAAACACTAATATTCCCCCGCCAAACGCTACCCTCCAAAACCTTGTAACATCGTTCAACCGTCAAGGACTTGATGAAGTTGATCTCGTTGCACTCTCAG GGGGCCATACAATTGGTTTAGCAAGGTGTGTGTCATTCAAGCAAAGACTGTACAACCAAAGCGGAGACAACCAACCTGACCAGACTCTTGACAAGGGCTACTACTATTATTTGAAATCAGTTTGTCCTAGATCAGGTGGTGACAATAACACCTCTCCCTTGGACTTTGCCTCCCCTGCAAAATTCGACAACGCGTATTTCAAGCACATCCTGTGGGGAAAAGGGCTGCTCAATTCAGATGAAGTGCTTTTCACAGGAAGTGTTGGGACTACTATGCAATTGGTTAAGATTTATGCTGAGGATGCGGGCCTATTCTTCATCCAGTTTGCTAAATCTATGGTTAAGATGGGCAACATAAGCCCTCTCACTGGTTTTAATGGTGAAGTTAGGAAGAACTGTCGTCGAATTAATTGA